Within the [Enterobacter] lignolyticus SCF1 genome, the region ATTGTCGGCGGCTGGCAGCTGGCCACGGTGCTCGGCTGGCTGGATCCTTTCTTCTTTGGCTCGCCGAAAGGGATTGTGCTGCGCTTATGGGACTGGGTACAGCACGGTACGGCGTATGGATCTATTTGGCTGCAGATCTGGGTAACGCTCGAAGAGTCGTTAATGGGCTTCGCCGTGGGCGTTATCGGCGGCATCCTCTTTGGCGTTTTGCTGGGGGAGATCCCTTACCTGGCCGATGTATTCGGCCCCTATATCAAGATAGTCAACGCATTACCGCGCATTGTGCTGGGCTCAATCTTCGTGATGTGGCTGGGGCTGGGGATGTCTTCGAAAGTGGTACTGGCGGCGGTACTGGTCTTTTTCGTGGTGTTCTTTAACGCCTTCCAGGGGGTACGTAGCGTAGACCGCAATCTGGTCTCCAATGCCCGTATTTTGGGCGCTTCACGGTTCGATGTTGTTTTACATGTTGTCTTCCCCTCGGCCATGACGTGGATTATCGCCAGCCTGCACGTCGCGCTGGGCTTTTCAATCATCGGCGCCATCGTCGGCGAATTTCTCGGAGCGCAAAAAGGGTTGGGATTGGTGATCGCCACGGCGCAGAACACCTTTGATGCGAATGGCGTATTTGGTGCCATGTTGATTATTGGCGCCATTGCGCTGAGCGCTGAAGTGTTGATGTCCCTCATCGAGAAGAGATTACTCTCCTGGCAGCCGCCGTCGGCTGCTGAAAGCAATACGCCAGGCGTTTAACCTCGTTTCATCTCGTGTTTTCCGTGTTTTCTTAATGAACATATTGATTATCAGGAGATCGGAGCACTATGAAGAAATACTTTAAACTATCAGCGTTAGCCGTAGCGGCAGGGCTTTTCAGCGCGCATGGGATGGCGGCAGCCGGCGCTTTGCCTCAGGTCACCATGATGGTGGGCGGTATTGATAAGCAAATTTATCTGCCTTACCAGCTGGCGCAGAATCTGGGGTTCTTTAAGAAATACGGCGTTGATATGCAGTTAAGCACGGAGCACAGCGGCGGCGTTGGCGCGGAAGAAGCGATGCTGTCAGGCCAGGTGGATATGTCGGGAGCCTGGTATGAACACACCATCGAGTTCCAGCAGATGGGCAAAGATGTTATCGACATCGTGCAGCTCAGCGGGGCGCCTGGCGAACGCGAGATGTGTACGTCGGCGTCGGGAATCAAAACCCCTGCCGACTGGAAAGGTAAAACGGTCGGCGTCACTGACCTGGGGTCGGGCACCGATGATTTGACGCTGTATCTGGCTTCCCGCCATGCCCTGGCGTCAAAAGATTTTACCCGTGTCGGCGTCGGCGCAGGGCCGACGATGATTGGCGCCCTGCAGCATGACAGGATCGTTTGCGGCATGACGACGCAGCCAACCGTAAACGCCATTGAGAAAATGAAGGTCGGCTACTCGGCAATTGACCTGGCCACTGGCGACGGCGTTAAAAAATGGCTCGGAGGCTATCTCCCCTCGGCCAGCGTGCTGGCGCGCGCGGACTGGGTAAAAGCGCATCCGGTGGAGACGCAGGCGGTGGTCAATGCGATGGTAGCGACGATGCGCTGGATAAGCACCCACAGCGCCGCGGAGATTGCCGATAACCTTCCGGCCGATTTCGTCAGCAACCCGCTGTCAACGCGTGAGGAATACATTAACGCGCTGACGAAAGACAAAGGACAATTTTTGCCTGACGGCATGATGCCGAAAGGAGGGCCGGAAACGGTGCTGAAGATAGAACAGGCGGTAGGTAAGATAACGAAGCCGGTGAATCTTGAGACGACATATACTAATGCGTATGTCATCAAAGCAAACGCAATGCTGGATGCCGAGGCGAAAGCCGGTAAATAGCATGGACGGGCATCATGGCCTGATTGGCCAGGCCATGATGCTTCCCGGCGCGTCCTTACCCCAACAGCGCCTCCCTCACTTCCATCGTCAAATCAAACGAATGCAGGCGCGCTTGGTTTTCGAAAATCTGGCCGTTGACCATAATTTCATCCGCCTGGGTTTCGCGCAGCACGGCCTCCAGCCCATGGCGTACTTTCGCCTTATCGCCGACCAGCGACATGCTCAGCGCCTGCTGTACTCCGTACTGCTCTGAGGCAGACCAGAGCTGATGCATATTCTCTACCGGCGGCGGAAGCTGTCCCGCCTCGCCGCGGCGCAGCTTGACAAACGCCTGCTGCATCGAGGTAAACAGGAATTCCGCATCGCGGTTGCTGTCGGCGGCAATGATGTTGATGCACACCATGGCGTACGGTTTTTCCAGGCGCTCAGAGGGCGTGAAATGCGTGCGATAGAGATGGAGGGCCTGGTGCAGCATATCCGGCGCGAAGTGGGAGGCAAAGGCGAACGGCAGGCCGAGCTGCGCCGCCAGCTGCGCGCCGTAGAGGCTGGAGCCCAGCAGCCACACCGGGATCTTCTCGCCGAAGCCGGGCACCGGACGCACGTGCGGGTTCGGATCGCGGGCGTCGAACCAGTCGACCAGCTCGGCAACGTCGCGCGGGAAGCTGTCGATATCGGCGCTCATATGGCGGCGCAGCGCGCGCATGGTCGGCTGATCGCTGCCCGGGGCGCGGCCCAGCCCTAAATCAATACGGCCAGGATAGAGGGTATTGAGCGTACCGAACTGTTCGGCAATCACCAGCGGCGAATGGTTCGGCAGCATGACGCCGCCGGAACCGAGG harbors:
- a CDS encoding ABC transporter permease, whose translation is MSKVDLDSPMTRSNPAALTPQQRAQRRKLHVLLGRAGLFLLIVGGWQLATVLGWLDPFFFGSPKGIVLRLWDWVQHGTAYGSIWLQIWVTLEESLMGFAVGVIGGILFGVLLGEIPYLADVFGPYIKIVNALPRIVLGSIFVMWLGLGMSSKVVLAAVLVFFVVFFNAFQGVRSVDRNLVSNARILGASRFDVVLHVVFPSAMTWIIASLHVALGFSIIGAIVGEFLGAQKGLGLVIATAQNTFDANGVFGAMLIIGAIALSAEVLMSLIEKRLLSWQPPSAAESNTPGV
- a CDS encoding ABC transporter substrate-binding protein, translating into MKKYFKLSALAVAAGLFSAHGMAAAGALPQVTMMVGGIDKQIYLPYQLAQNLGFFKKYGVDMQLSTEHSGGVGAEEAMLSGQVDMSGAWYEHTIEFQQMGKDVIDIVQLSGAPGEREMCTSASGIKTPADWKGKTVGVTDLGSGTDDLTLYLASRHALASKDFTRVGVGAGPTMIGALQHDRIVCGMTTQPTVNAIEKMKVGYSAIDLATGDGVKKWLGGYLPSASVLARADWVKAHPVETQAVVNAMVATMRWISTHSAAEIADNLPADFVSNPLSTREEYINALTKDKGQFLPDGMMPKGGPETVLKIEQAVGKITKPVNLETTYTNAYVIKANAMLDAEAKAGK
- a CDS encoding luciferase-like monooxygenase translates to MTDKNIPFSVLDLAPIPQGASAKEAFSHSLDLARLAEKRGYHRYWLAEHHNMVGIASAATSVLIGYLAANTTTLRLGSGGVMLPNHSPLVIAEQFGTLNTLYPGRIDLGLGRAPGSDQPTMRALRRHMSADIDSFPRDVAELVDWFDARDPNPHVRPVPGFGEKIPVWLLGSSLYGAQLAAQLGLPFAFASHFAPDMLHQALHLYRTHFTPSERLEKPYAMVCINIIAADSNRDAEFLFTSMQQAFVKLRRGEAGQLPPPVENMHQLWSASEQYGVQQALSMSLVGDKAKVRHGLEAVLRETQADEIMVNGQIFENQARLHSFDLTMEVREALLG